From Plectropomus leopardus isolate mb chromosome 17, YSFRI_Pleo_2.0, whole genome shotgun sequence, a single genomic window includes:
- the LOC121956213 gene encoding phosphoinositide-interacting protein-like, with the protein MQGSPENIPLGECTLSQSRDQLTPPSRTESTVFSLSHSESIWTTEATRSKCEEFWFAIHLMSTGGSFLACGIIISGLYFAGHCSKVTNILGPALLSIGLMVFVVGVVLIPITKENRKQTNMKKPLNYYRPPAFNL; encoded by the coding sequence ATGCAAGGCAGCCCAGAGAACATCCCCCTGGGAGAGTGCACCCTCTCCCAGTCCAGGGACCAGCTGACGCCACCGAGCCGCACAGAGAGCACCGTGTTCAGTTTGTCCCACAGCGAGTCCATCTGGACCACCGAGGCAACTCGCAGCAAGTGTGAGGAATTCTGGTTCGCCATCCACCTCATGTCCACCGGGGGCAGCTTCCTGGCATGTGGCATCATCATCAGCGGGCTGTACTTCGccggccactgcagcaaggtgACCAATATCCTGGGGCCAGCCCTGTTGTCCATCGGGCTGATGGTTTTTGTGGTGGGTGTGGTTCTGATCCCGATTACCAAAGAGAACAGGAAGCAGACAAACATGAAGAAGCCCCTCAATTACTACAGGCCTCCAGCATTTAACCTGTGA